The following DNA comes from Candidatus Methylacidiphilum fumarolicum.
AAATAAGTTGTTCATAAGAAAAGTTGGGAGAACGAGGGATAGGGAAGAAAAAAATTCCAACTTTTTAATCGAAAACAAGCACTCTAGTGTGAATAGGGGTGTTTGTAAAAAGTTTTGCAGCAAAATCCATAGGCAATCGGATACATCCATGAGAAATAGGTCGGCCTGTGGTTGGCCCACCATGAAAGCCGATACCACTGTTTGTCAAGCGCAGAAAGTAGGGCATTGGGGCTCCTCGAAAATGCCATTTTTTTGAAATTCTTTCTTTAGAACTGCCTGGCCGTAGGATGTTCCCATAACGGTCGACAATATAGCCATAAAGGTTTGAATAATGAATTTTTTCTTTTTCTATGATCTGGTATTCTCCAGCTGGGGTAGAAAAATTTTCTTTTCCTGAAGAAATAATCGATGCGCCAACGAGCTTCCCGTTGGTGCCATAGGCGTAGATTTTTTGTTCCGATAAGCTCACAATAATTTCTGAAATCTGAACCTCCGTTTGGTTTCTAAGCCATTGAAAATTTTTCTCTCTTTCAGCCATCAATCCATGCGTCTGGAAAAAAAGGAAAAAAATAAGACAACAAGGATACAAAAACTGGAGTCTTTTCTTTAGCAACAAAAGGATCCTTTTTTTAATTTCCTGAATTTATATGTTTTTTTTCAGTTATTTTTTTTCAAGGAATTCTTGCTCTTTCAGTATTGGATGAACTTGTTTTTTTTCTTTTCGATATTCCAGATAAAAATACAAAAGCGGTAGCAGTAAAAGGGTTAGGAAAGTTGATGAACCAATCCCTCCAATGACAACAATGGCAAGAGGTTTTTGAACTTCAGCCCCAGCTCCTTTAGAAAGTGCCATTGGGATAAAGCCAAGGCTTGCAACCGCTGCAGTGGTAAGAATCGGTCGAAATCTTAAGTCACAGCTTCTTTCAATTGCTTCTTTTAGTTCATATCCTTCTTGTCGAAGCTGGTTGATAAAGGTGACAAGGATCAAAGAGGCCAGAACGGATATCCCCGAAAGAGCGATCATACCAATGGCTGCAGAAATACTAAAAGGAATATGCAAAAAGAAAAGAGATAATATGCCACCGGTGGCTGCAAAAGGGACACTGGAAATGACAAGAAGACTCTGTTTGAAATTTTTCAGGGCGATATACGATAAAAAGAAGATAAGTAAAAGGCAAGAGGGTACAATAACAAAGAGTCTTTGCCTTGCCTTTATTAAATTTTGATACTGACCGGCATACTCAACATAATATCCCTTAGGGGGATGAATCTGTTTTTCAACTTTTTTTCTGATTTCCTCAACATACCCTTCGATATCTTTCTTTGTGAAAGTGACCATGACAGCACGATATCGAACGCCGTTTTCTCTGAAAATCGATCGCGGCCTTTTATAAATTTGGTAGTGGCAGATAGAGGAAAGTGGCATAACACCGCCAGTCACCGATTTAATGGGCAGATTAAGGACTTCTTCTGGATTTTCTCTAAAGTGTTCTGGAAGTCGGATAGTAATAGGATATCGCTTTTCTCCATCGATCATGAGACCTACAGGGTTCCCAGCCATCGCCGAATATATTGCCGAATTCATTTCGCTTGCCTCGATATTATATTTGGCCATCAACTGTCGATCAGGAATGAATTCTAGAGAAGGAGCGTCTCCTTCGGCTTGAATTTGTGTTTCAAGAGTCCCAGGGATAGATTTGACAATTGCTTCGGTTTGCTTGGCTAAATTGGTTAAAATATCGTAATCTTCTCCAAACCATTTGATCGAAAGATCCGTTCGAACGCCTTCGAGCATTTCATTGAATCGTGTTTCAATGGGTTGGGAAAAAAGGACTTTTTGTCCAGGGACACGGTAGGAAATTTCTTTATTTATCAACTCAATAAGCTCTGCTTTGGAAATCGGTTTTCCATTTTTCTTTCTCCACATATCTTTTGGTTTTAGCATCAAGTAGATGTCATTTTCGTTTGGGGGCATAGGGTCGGTAGCAATTTCTGAAGTGCCTACTCTAGAAAAGATGCATTTGATTTCTGGGAATTTTTCTAAAAGCATCTTTTCAGTCTTTTTTTCCATGGCCACCGAGGAAGGTAAATCACTGGACCAGGCTCTATAGATCATGGCGGCAATAGATCCTTCATCAAGTCTTGGGATGAATTCGGTTCCTAGCCGACTGAAGGCTATAAAGGCGGAAGCTATTAAGAGCAGAGCAGCAGGAAGAACTATCCATTTGCCAGAAGCTAATGTCCAATGTAACACCAAAAGATAGGCCTTTTTAAGCACAGAGACCACAAATGTATCTTTCATCTCCTTTTGAGCTTTTAAACCAAGCACGGCTACGGTTGGGACATAGGTTAAACTCAGCAGGAGAGAGCCAGAAAGAATGAAAATAACAGTTATCGCCATAGGTCTAAAGGTCTTACCTTCGATTCCAGAGAGGGTGAGAATCGGTAGATAGACAACTGTAATAATTAGAATCCCAAAGAAGACAGAACCGATTACTTGCAAAGTAGCATCGAATATTTCTTTTCTTTTTTCTTCTGGACTAATAGGTCGAGCAAGTAAAGCCTCTTTTACAGATAACCTCCGCAGAACATTTTCTGTAACAACGACGGCTCCATCAACGATCAATCCAAAATCAATAGCTCCTAAGCTCATAAGGTTTCCGGAAAGTCCCAACCAACACATAAGAGTGATGGCAAAAAGGAAGGACATAGGAATGACTGAGGCGATAAGTAATGAACTTCTCCAGTTACCCAGTAAAACAAAGATGATTGCAGTGACTAGTAGTGCTCCCTCCGTCAAGTTGTGAGTTACTGTTCGGATTGTGGCATTAACTACCTCTGCCCTGTTGTAAACGGGAACAATTTCAAAGGAAGAGGGAATTCTTTGTTGGATAAGTTCCAACTGCTTGCTTACTCTCTCAGAAACAGCTCGACTATTTTCCTTAATAAGCATCATCACGGTTCCAAGAACAGCTTCTGCCCCATTGTAAGTTGCAGCTCCTACTCGAATGTTGCCTCCCACTTCTACCTTAGCTACATCCCTTACTAATACTGGCTGTGATCCTCCGGCGTATTTAATTGGGATTATCGCAATTTCATCCAGAGTATTCACCCTGCCCAAAGATCTTACTGTAAGCTGTTCGCCCGCTTTATCGATGACTCCTCCACCGGCAATCTCCGTATTTTGGCCAACAATATGCCCAAATTCACCAATCGTAAGCCCCACATTAGTCAGCCGACTAGGATCAGGTTCTACGAGTATCAGCTTTTGATAACCTCCGCTTGTATTTACATCAGCTACACCTGCTACCCTTCTAAGCATTGGCCTAATTGTGTATTCCTGGAGCAGTCGTAGTTCTATCAATTGAAGCAGTTCCGAAGAAGGCTTGTCTGCGCCTTCTTTATAGCGGATAATGTAATTGAAAATTTCGCCCAGTCCTGTGGCTATGGGTGCCATGGTTGGGGTAATATTAGGTGGAATCTTCGAACTGGCTACCAGTAGCCTTTCGCCTACAAGTTGCCTGCTGCGATAAACATCAGTGCCGTCTCTGAAGATTAATGTCACTTGAGAAAGACCGAATTTGCTTAGAGAACGGATCGTTTCTAGCCCTGGGATCCCTCCCATTTCGATTTCTATTGGAAAAGTGATTAGTTTTTCTACTTCTTCTGGAGCAAAAGCGGGAACATAGGTATTAATTTGGACTTGAACATTCGATAAATCTGGAACAGCATCAATAGGCAGATGGAAAAAAGACCATAGTCCGACGATAAATAGAACAATGGCTAAGCCAAGGACAATTTCTTTCTTTTCGATAGATAAAAAAATGATCTTTGTTGGCATAACTTTTCTTTAGTAGGTGGAAGGCCCTCCGGATTGAGACAGAGACAGTTCGAGTAACCAGAGCTGTTTGGCTCCATGTGTCACGACCTCTTGTCCTTTTTCGATTCCTTTTTTTATGGCGGCTATTCCTTGACTGACAAAGGCGACTTCAATCGGTTTGCGTAGATATCTGCCATGACCTAAAAAAAGATAGGAAAAGCAGCCACTGGCGGTGTACAAAACTGCGGATTCAGGAACAGTTACCCAAGTTGCAACCAGCCCCAGGGAAGTTTCAAAGTTTATCCAATCGCCAGCTTGGAGACGCTGTTTAGGATCAGTAATCTGTAAAATGAGTTCCGCTTTTCCTATGACTGGAATGAGCTCTTTGTCTATAAAAAAAATTTTTCCCTCATAGGTAGCCTCTGAGCCTTCCTGTTTGGACTTAACAAGCACGCGTTGACCAACGTTAAGTTTTTCAGAATCTTTAGCATCAATAAAAGAAGTAGAATAGGCAAAACCTTCTTTCAAACCACTCTGCTCGGAAGTTTTTTCCCATGAGACCCTGTAAACTTGACTTTCTCCAAAGTAGAGGGGAGCAATTTCTTTTTCGACGGCTGCCTCTATTTGAATTCCCATTTCTTTTTCTGTGATTTCACCAAGGAAAAGTCCTTTACCAGGAATGAATTGCGGTGGAGAGGATGGATCCAGTCGCGGCAGCGACTCTTCAAAAACAATCTCTGGCGCAGAAGCTCCTGAAGGGTGGTCCGTAGCTTGTCCATAAAGGGAAGGATAAAAGAAGAAAGTCAACCAAGTCATAAGAACAAAAAAGAAAATAAAAAAAGGGGTAAAGCCTGGGAACTTTATTAGGAAGGGGTACAATAAAAAACAGAAGAGCATTGCAGTCAGTAGTATTTATCTTTTTATTGTTATTTTGACCATTCTCCACCAGTAAGGGTTTGTAGGTCATAGAAAGCAACAGCTGCATCGATCTGTGCAGTTCTTAAAGTTAGCGCACTGAAGATATATTGTCTTTGTATTTCTAGGAATGTTTGAACAGGCAGTGCTCCGACTCGATACTGTCTTTCGGCAAGATTGACGGCCGAACGTAGTTCATCCAAAAGAGATAGTGGCTGTTTAGCTAATAAGCTTGTTGCTTGTCTATATACTTCTAATCTGGAGTTGATCGCACTTTGAACCATTCTCCAAGTTGAAGCGAGCATGGAAACCGCCTGCTCTTTTCTTGCTTCAGAGGTAAGAATATTTCCACGGTTCTGATTCCAAAGAGGAACTCCACTAGTAAAAATCACTCCTGGACCAATATTGTTGTTTGTCCCTTTTTCCTGAATGAAATAAGGACCAAGACCAAAATCTGGCATATTCATCAACTTTGCCGAATCGATTACTTTTCCAGCTCGTTCGATTTCCACCACTCGCATTTTGATGAAATTGTTTTGTTTGCTTGCCAAATCAAGAAGCTTTTTTAGATCAGGAACAATAGGCCATTGGACGGGCGGTAAAATATTTTGAGGAAGAGGATGCTCTGGAGGATAGCCAAGAATAGCGTTGAGTTGAGCAAACACTGTTTTTTTTAGTTGTTCCTGTTCCCTGTACATTCTCTGAAAATCAACTAAACTTCCCTGGATTATCCTCAGGTCAAGCAGCCCTTGGATCCCGATTTTTGGGCGTTTTGCTAAAAAATCGATTAGTTCTTTGCTTTGGTTGACAATTTCTTGTGTTGCTTTTGCATTCACATCGGCGACAGCCAGCTGATAAGCAAGGCTTGCCACTTGCGCTCTTAAGCTTAACTTAAATTGATTTAACCAAAGCCTTGCTAACTCTCCATCTTTGTCTGAAATAGCTTTAAGAATATCCATTTTACCAGGAAAGAAAAAGGGTTGAACGATTTCGTATTCCTGGTAAAAACCTGTTGCCCCGCCTGATTTTTCTCCCTGGCTTGGGGAGCTAAACCATGGACCAGCATAGCCAACAATTTCTGGATAGGGTAAAATTTTTGCTTGGATCGATTGACCTTTAGCCGCTTCGATCCCTGCTTCATAATAGAGTATTTCTGGATTCCTCCGGTAGGCTTCTTCTATGAGATTCTGAATCGTAATGGAAAAGTTAAACTGATCTGATTGGCCTTTCAAAGAAGGAGGAAGACAAAAAAAACAGAGACAAAGAACCAAAAGTTCCAGAAGGAAAAAAGGATAAAAAGCCTTAATTTTGGGTTGAGTTTTCATTTTAAAATATAGTTTGGCTAGGTTCTATTCCGACAATGTTCTCTAATTCGTAAAAAGTTGAGAGCAGATCGATTTCAGTACTTCTGATTGATAAAGAAACCGCTAGATATTGTTTTTGGACTGCTAGAAAGCGGTTAATATCAATCGATCCTACTCGATACTGTCTTTCTGCAATAGATGCTGCCTGTTTCAGCTTTTCTAAAATTTTTTCTGAAGGCAATGACAGGAGCTGTTCTCGAGCTTTTTCATAAACAGCAAATCGGGAGCCAAGCAAAGAATTAATCATTTGAACAGTAGCATTGTATATGGAATGAGCTTGGGATACTTTTGCTTGTGCACTGATAATGTTTCCTTTGTTTGTTGTCCAGGCAAATCCGGCTTGACCTGGAACATTTGAACCACTGAAAGGAATCCCTACAGTAAAGGTAATCCCACCTCCCTGATCGGTATTGATTCCTTTGTTGTATTCCCAGAAAGGACCAGCAGTGAAATCTGGATAGGCATTTAGCTTGGCTAAGTAGAGCTCTTTTTCAGCCCTGTGGATTAAAAGATCATTGATAAGAATGGTAGGGTTGTGAGTTAATGCCAAACGTCGTAGTGATTCCAGATTTAGCTTAGGGAAAGTTCTCTCAGGAAGGATGTTCGAAGGTAAGGGGGTTAAAGGAGATTGATTTAAAAGGGCGTTGAGTTGGGATTTGAGAGTAGTCAGGTTTTGTTGCTGATCCCTTTGGCTCTGGAGAAAACTAATTAAACCTCCCTGAAGAATTCTTAGTTCAATAAGACCTTGGATACCAATCTTAGGTCTTTGTGACAAAAAAGCAATCAACGCTGAGAACCTTTCGATGATTTCTTCTGTTACTCGAAGATTTTCGTTGGTAAGGCCTATACTGTAAACAAGGGAATAGACTTTGAAGGCTAAAAATAATTTGTATCTTAAAAAAATAAGCTCAGCAATTTCCCGGTCTAGATGAGCTATTTCTTTATGAGATTTAAGCTTTCCAGGAAATGGAAGGGGTTGGTAAAGTTGGTATAACTGATAGCCATAGGGAATGAAAGCCGAAGGAGCATTAATAGAGCCACTGCTATTCCATGGCCCAATATATCCAATGAACTGAGGGAAAGGAAATAGTCTAGCCTGAATTTGTTGACCTTTTGCTGCTTCTATTTCCATATAAAAATAATGGACAGTGGGATCGACTGTAAGGGCTTGATCAACCAGCTTTTTTAAAAGTCTTTCTTTGTTCTCTGCTCCATATAAGCAATCAAAGGCGACAAAACAGAAAATCCAGGTGCTAAGCAGTTGCATGCCATAACCTATTTTCATGACTATTATGTGGAAACTCATGCCTACTGTTCTGGAAAATAACCAGCTTTTTTAACTATCTTCTTTAGAGAAAACATGGATTGGTAAAGTAAAGAAAGAATAATCGTTTCCATGAAAAAAAATTAATTTTTCTTTTTTGCTAATTTCGACCCATAATAAATGATGAAAGTTGTCTTTCTTCGTCATGGTGAAAGTCTATGGAATAAGGAGAACAGGTTTACGGGCTGGACCGACATTGATTTATCTGCCCATGGAATAGAAGAAGCAGAAAACGCCGCAAGGTTACTAAAAGAAGAGAATTTTGTCTTTGATATTGCCTACACATCCCTTTTAAAACGGGCAATCCGAACGCTTTGGATCGTCCTGGATAAAATGGACTTGATGTGGATTCCTGTGGAAAAAAGTTGGCGGCTTAACGAAAGGCATTATGGGGCACTACAAGGACTCAATAAATCTGAAATGGCAAAAAAATATGGTGAAGAGCAAGTGCTGTTATGGCGCAGAAGCTATGACATTAGACCACCAGTATTAGATTTGAACGATCCAAGACATCCTAAGT
Coding sequences within:
- a CDS encoding TolC family protein; amino-acid sequence: MKIGYGMQLLSTWIFCFVAFDCLYGAENKERLLKKLVDQALTVDPTVHYFYMEIEAAKGQQIQARLFPFPQFIGYIGPWNSSGSINAPSAFIPYGYQLYQLYQPLPFPGKLKSHKEIAHLDREIAELIFLRYKLFLAFKVYSLVYSIGLTNENLRVTEEIIERFSALIAFLSQRPKIGIQGLIELRILQGGLISFLQSQRDQQQNLTTLKSQLNALLNQSPLTPLPSNILPERTFPKLNLESLRRLALTHNPTILINDLLIHRAEKELYLAKLNAYPDFTAGPFWEYNKGINTDQGGGITFTVGIPFSGSNVPGQAGFAWTTNKGNIISAQAKVSQAHSIYNATVQMINSLLGSRFAVYEKAREQLLSLPSEKILEKLKQAASIAERQYRVGSIDINRFLAVQKQYLAVSLSIRSTEIDLLSTFYELENIVGIEPSQTIF
- a CDS encoding efflux RND transporter periplasmic adaptor subunit is translated as MTWLTFFFYPSLYGQATDHPSGASAPEIVFEESLPRLDPSSPPQFIPGKGLFLGEITEKEMGIQIEAAVEKEIAPLYFGESQVYRVSWEKTSEQSGLKEGFAYSTSFIDAKDSEKLNVGQRVLVKSKQEGSEATYEGKIFFIDKELIPVIGKAELILQITDPKQRLQAGDWINFETSLGLVATWVTVPESAVLYTASGCFSYLFLGHGRYLRKPIEVAFVSQGIAAIKKGIEKGQEVVTHGAKQLWLLELSLSQSGGPSTY
- the gpmA gene encoding 2,3-diphosphoglycerate-dependent phosphoglycerate mutase; the protein is MMKVVFLRHGESLWNKENRFTGWTDIDLSAHGIEEAENAARLLKEENFVFDIAYTSLLKRAIRTLWIVLDKMDLMWIPVEKSWRLNERHYGALQGLNKSEMAKKYGEEQVLLWRRSYDIRPPVLDLNDPRHPKFDPRYKSLPPESIPSAESLKDTLERTVPYWTEKILPEVLSGKRVLIAAHGNSIRALIKHIESISDKEIVGMNIPTGFPLVYELDEKGRKLTSYYLGDIQEIKKAEQRVANQGKATS
- a CDS encoding efflux RND transporter permease subunit; translated protein: MPTKIIFLSIEKKEIVLGLAIVLFIVGLWSFFHLPIDAVPDLSNVQVQINTYVPAFAPEEVEKLITFPIEIEMGGIPGLETIRSLSKFGLSQVTLIFRDGTDVYRSRQLVGERLLVASSKIPPNITPTMAPIATGLGEIFNYIIRYKEGADKPSSELLQLIELRLLQEYTIRPMLRRVAGVADVNTSGGYQKLILVEPDPSRLTNVGLTIGEFGHIVGQNTEIAGGGVIDKAGEQLTVRSLGRVNTLDEIAIIPIKYAGGSQPVLVRDVAKVEVGGNIRVGAATYNGAEAVLGTVMMLIKENSRAVSERVSKQLELIQQRIPSSFEIVPVYNRAEVVNATIRTVTHNLTEGALLVTAIIFVLLGNWRSSLLIASVIPMSFLFAITLMCWLGLSGNLMSLGAIDFGLIVDGAVVVTENVLRRLSVKEALLARPISPEEKRKEIFDATLQVIGSVFFGILIITVVYLPILTLSGIEGKTFRPMAITVIFILSGSLLLSLTYVPTVAVLGLKAQKEMKDTFVVSVLKKAYLLVLHWTLASGKWIVLPAALLLIASAFIAFSRLGTEFIPRLDEGSIAAMIYRAWSSDLPSSVAMEKKTEKMLLEKFPEIKCIFSRVGTSEIATDPMPPNENDIYLMLKPKDMWRKKNGKPISKAELIELINKEISYRVPGQKVLFSQPIETRFNEMLEGVRTDLSIKWFGEDYDILTNLAKQTEAIVKSIPGTLETQIQAEGDAPSLEFIPDRQLMAKYNIEASEMNSAIYSAMAGNPVGLMIDGEKRYPITIRLPEHFRENPEEVLNLPIKSVTGGVMPLSSICHYQIYKRPRSIFRENGVRYRAVMVTFTKKDIEGYVEEIRKKVEKQIHPPKGYYVEYAGQYQNLIKARQRLFVIVPSCLLLIFFLSYIALKNFKQSLLVISSVPFAATGGILSLFFLHIPFSISAAIGMIALSGISVLASLILVTFINQLRQEGYELKEAIERSCDLRFRPILTTAAVASLGFIPMALSKGAGAEVQKPLAIVVIGGIGSSTFLTLLLLPLLYFYLEYRKEKKQVHPILKEQEFLEKK
- a CDS encoding TolC family protein, with the protein product MKTQPKIKAFYPFFLLELLVLCLCFFCLPPSLKGQSDQFNFSITIQNLIEEAYRRNPEILYYEAGIEAAKGQSIQAKILPYPEIVGYAGPWFSSPSQGEKSGGATGFYQEYEIVQPFFFPGKMDILKAISDKDGELARLWLNQFKLSLRAQVASLAYQLAVADVNAKATQEIVNQSKELIDFLAKRPKIGIQGLLDLRIIQGSLVDFQRMYREQEQLKKTVFAQLNAILGYPPEHPLPQNILPPVQWPIVPDLKKLLDLASKQNNFIKMRVVEIERAGKVIDSAKLMNMPDFGLGPYFIQEKGTNNNIGPGVIFTSGVPLWNQNRGNILTSEARKEQAVSMLASTWRMVQSAINSRLEVYRQATSLLAKQPLSLLDELRSAVNLAERQYRVGALPVQTFLEIQRQYIFSALTLRTAQIDAAVAFYDLQTLTGGEWSK
- a CDS encoding L,D-transpeptidase family protein — encoded protein: MAEREKNFQWLRNQTEVQISEIIVSLSEQKIYAYGTNGKLVGASIISSGKENFSTPAGEYQIIEKEKIHYSNLYGYIVDRYGNILRPGSSKERISKKWHFRGAPMPYFLRLTNSGIGFHGGPTTGRPISHGCIRLPMDFAAKLFTNTPIHTRVLVFD